One Terriglobia bacterium DNA segment encodes these proteins:
- a CDS encoding bifunctional acetate--CoA ligase family protein/GNAT family N-acetyltransferase, translating to MDSISVKPAAKANERTTVDPAHDLLRAEGHPLDPVFRPRNVAVIGASERPGSVGRAVLWNLMSTPFGGAVLPINPNRASVLGIRAYRDVRSLPEKPDLVVVSTPAPTVPGIIKECVDAGVPAGIIISAGFREFGESGNDLERQIAEHIRGRMRIIGPNCLGVMNPVSGLNATFAPAIARPGSVAFISQSGALCTAVLDWSLREMVGFSAFVSVGSMLDVGWGDLISYFGDDPRTHAIVIYMESVGDARSFLSAAREVSLTKPVIVIKAGRTAAAAKAAASHTGALTGSDEVLDAAFSRSGVLRVNTISDIFYMTEVLAKQPRPRGPRLTILTNAGGPAVLAVDALIALGGQLADLAPETMAAYNQILPPHWSHNNPVDILGDAEPERYAKALEIASKDPNTDAMLVILTPQGMTNPTATAEQLKPYANSTGKPVLASWMGGADVAHGEEILNRIGIPTFPYPDTAARAFTYMWRYTYNLRGLYETPTLRTSGEQPDRALAESIIQSVRRSNRTFLTEHESKQLLDAYGIPTVPTRVAENEQEAVRIAGELGYPAVVKLFSETITHKTDVGGVQLNLKNGDAVRTAFQEIQRAVSGHAGAQHFLGVTVQPMVKLDGYELIIGSSLDSQFGPVLLFGAGGQLVEVNKDSALSLPPLNSTLARRMMEKTRIFTALKGVRGRKPVDLARLEEIMVRFSELVVEQPWIREIDINPLLASPERLLALDARVVVHGAEMTEDRLPRPAIRPYPTQYVGEWTMKDGQKVLIRPIRPEDEPLIVKFHEKLSARTVYLRYFQPMKLSTRTSHERLTRICFIDYDREMALVAERTNAQTSEPEIVGVTRLSKLHGVEAAESAVVLLDEVQGKGLGTELVRRSLEVARAERLKKVISTVLPENFEMRAVNKKLGFQLVSEFDSDAVRMVLDL from the coding sequence ATGGACTCGATCAGTGTCAAGCCCGCCGCCAAAGCCAATGAAAGGACCACCGTCGATCCCGCGCACGACCTGCTGCGTGCCGAAGGACATCCTCTCGACCCTGTCTTCCGGCCCAGGAACGTGGCCGTGATTGGCGCCTCGGAGAGGCCGGGGAGTGTTGGCCGTGCGGTGCTGTGGAACCTGATGAGCACGCCCTTCGGGGGCGCCGTGTTGCCGATCAACCCCAACCGTGCCAGCGTGCTGGGCATCCGCGCTTATCGTGACGTGCGATCGCTGCCCGAGAAGCCCGATCTGGTGGTGGTGAGCACGCCCGCCCCCACCGTTCCCGGAATCATCAAGGAGTGCGTCGATGCAGGCGTACCTGCCGGCATCATCATCTCCGCCGGCTTCCGCGAATTCGGCGAGAGTGGCAACGACCTGGAGCGTCAGATCGCCGAGCACATCCGGGGCCGGATGCGCATCATCGGCCCCAACTGTTTGGGGGTGATGAATCCTGTCAGCGGCCTGAATGCGACCTTCGCCCCCGCCATCGCCCGTCCGGGCAGCGTCGCCTTCATCAGCCAGAGCGGCGCCTTATGCACCGCCGTGCTGGACTGGAGCCTGCGGGAGATGGTCGGGTTCAGCGCCTTCGTTTCCGTGGGCTCCATGCTCGACGTCGGGTGGGGCGACCTGATCAGTTACTTCGGCGACGATCCGCGCACCCACGCTATCGTCATCTACATGGAGTCGGTGGGCGACGCGCGCTCCTTCCTCTCCGCCGCGCGCGAAGTCTCGCTGACCAAGCCGGTGATCGTCATCAAGGCGGGCCGCACCGCCGCCGCCGCCAAGGCCGCCGCCTCGCATACCGGGGCGCTCACCGGCAGCGACGAGGTGCTCGACGCCGCCTTCAGCCGCAGCGGCGTGCTGCGCGTGAACACCATCTCCGACATCTTTTACATGACCGAGGTGCTGGCCAAGCAGCCGCGTCCCCGCGGCCCGCGCCTCACCATCCTCACCAACGCCGGCGGCCCCGCCGTGCTCGCTGTCGACGCCCTCATCGCTCTCGGCGGCCAGCTCGCAGACCTTGCTCCGGAAACCATGGCCGCCTACAACCAGATCCTCCCGCCGCACTGGAGCCACAACAATCCCGTGGACATCCTCGGCGACGCCGAGCCCGAGCGCTACGCCAAGGCCCTGGAGATCGCTTCCAAGGATCCGAATACCGACGCCATGCTGGTGATCCTTACGCCGCAGGGGATGACCAATCCCACCGCGACCGCGGAGCAGCTCAAGCCCTACGCCAACTCGACCGGCAAGCCGGTGTTGGCAAGCTGGATGGGAGGAGCTGACGTCGCCCACGGCGAGGAGATCCTGAACCGCATCGGCATCCCCACCTTCCCCTATCCCGATACCGCGGCCCGCGCCTTTACTTACATGTGGCGCTACACCTACAACCTGCGCGGGCTGTACGAGACCCCGACGCTGCGCACCAGCGGCGAGCAGCCGGACCGCGCGCTGGCGGAGAGCATCATCCAGAGCGTGCGCCGCAGCAACCGCACCTTTCTCACCGAGCATGAGTCCAAGCAGTTGCTCGACGCGTACGGCATTCCCACGGTTCCGACGCGGGTCGCCGAAAACGAGCAGGAAGCGGTGCGGATCGCCGGAGAACTTGGCTATCCGGCCGTGGTCAAGCTGTTTTCAGAGACCATCACGCACAAGACCGACGTCGGGGGTGTGCAGCTCAACCTGAAGAATGGGGACGCGGTGCGCACCGCATTCCAGGAGATCCAGCGCGCGGTCAGCGGACACGCGGGCGCGCAGCACTTCCTCGGGGTCACAGTCCAGCCCATGGTGAAGCTCGACGGCTATGAACTCATCATCGGCAGCAGCCTGGACTCGCAGTTCGGCCCGGTGCTGCTGTTCGGCGCCGGCGGGCAGCTCGTCGAAGTGAATAAGGACAGCGCCCTTTCCCTGCCACCACTGAATTCGACCCTGGCCCGGCGCATGATGGAAAAGACAAGGATCTTCACCGCTCTGAAGGGAGTGCGCGGGCGCAAGCCGGTAGATCTGGCCAGGCTCGAAGAGATCATGGTGCGCTTCAGCGAACTGGTGGTGGAGCAGCCATGGATCAGGGAGATCGATATCAATCCGCTGCTGGCCTCGCCGGAGCGCCTGCTCGCGCTGGATGCGCGTGTGGTCGTGCACGGGGCGGAGATGACCGAGGACCGGCTGCCGCGTCCCGCCATCCGTCCTTACCCCACGCAATACGTCGGCGAGTGGACGATGAAGGACGGGCAGAAGGTGCTCATCCGTCCCATTCGTCCCGAAGACGAGCCGCTCATCGTGAAGTTCCACGAGAAGCTTTCCGCGCGCACCGTCTACCTGCGCTACTTCCAGCCGATGAAACTTTCGACGCGGACCTCACACGAGCGCCTCACCCGCATCTGCTTCATCGACTACGACCGCGAAATGGCGCTGGTGGCGGAGCGAACGAACGCCCAGACCAGCGAGCCGGAGATCGTCGGCGTCACGCGCCTGAGCAAGCTGCACGGGGTGGAGGCGGCCGAGTCCGCGGTGGTGCTGCTGGACGAAGTGCAGGGCAAAGGCCTTGGGACCGAGCTGGTGCGCCGCAGCCTCGAGGTGGCGCGCGCGGAGAGATTGAAGAAGGTCATCTCCACCGTGCTCCCGGAAAACTTCGAGATGCGCGCGGTCAACAAGAAGCTCGGGTTCCAACTCGTTTCAGAATTCGACTCCGACGCAGTGCGGATGGTGTTGGATTTGTAG
- a CDS encoding helix-turn-helix transcriptional regulator: MREQLGLTIRDVETASLRIAANHGNDDFALSLSRLSDIETKGVIPNLYRLYSLAAIFRRDLRELFAWYGIDLNTTAADLSVAEPPKSHLSTVCDPPSVQVPVRLDPGFDLRRTVNFGRMVEQWGLVPLAYLAKFANTDYSYGYIGSEDYTMYPILMPGSFLQIDESANKVSEAMWRSEYERPIYFVETRNGYTCCWCALHGDQLTLQPHPLSPVAVRMLHYPHEADVIGQVVGVAMRLGSVASAEPRKAPAAPKRLS; the protein is encoded by the coding sequence TTGCGCGAACAGCTGGGCTTGACCATACGCGACGTGGAGACAGCCAGCCTTCGCATCGCGGCCAATCACGGTAATGACGATTTCGCACTGTCTTTGAGCCGTCTCTCCGACATCGAGACCAAGGGGGTCATCCCCAATCTTTACCGGCTGTACTCGCTGGCCGCGATCTTCCGGCGCGACCTGCGGGAGCTGTTCGCCTGGTACGGGATCGACCTGAACACCACCGCCGCCGACCTCTCGGTGGCGGAGCCGCCCAAGTCCCACCTGAGCACCGTATGCGACCCTCCAAGCGTGCAGGTCCCGGTGCGGCTGGATCCCGGCTTTGACCTGCGCCGCACCGTCAACTTTGGGCGCATGGTGGAGCAATGGGGCCTGGTACCGCTCGCCTATCTCGCCAAATTCGCCAACACCGACTACAGCTACGGCTACATCGGCAGCGAGGACTACACCATGTACCCGATCCTGATGCCCGGCTCCTTCTTACAGATCGACGAGTCGGCCAACAAGGTGTCGGAGGCGATGTGGCGCTCCGAGTACGAGCGGCCGATCTACTTCGTGGAGACCCGCAATGGGTATACCTGCTGCTGGTGCGCCCTGCACGGGGACCAGCTCACGTTGCAGCCCCATCCGCTGTCACCGGTGGCGGTGCGGATGCTGCACTATCCTCATGAAGCGGATGTGATCGGGCAGGTGGTGGGGGTGGCTATGCGCCTGGGGTCGGTGGCTTCCGCCGAGCCTCGGAAAGCGCCAGCAGCGCCGAAACGACTGAGTTGA
- a CDS encoding glycosyltransferase family 2 protein gives MGTPDYSIIIPAYNEGERICAALDRVLEHIDRQQWSAEVIVVNDGSRDQTADLVRRYMSRYGAVRLVENPGNRGKGYSVRHGMTSASGELLLFTDADLSAPIWQADKLFDALRQGADVVIGSRWMDPTLQTTKQPLYRQAAGRIFNLLLRLILGLKFKDTQCGFKAFTRRAAGLIFPRQRIERWGFDPEILFLAGKMGLATREIPVEWAHDERSKISPLRDGVRMFGEMLKVRCYDLSGKYRS, from the coding sequence ATGGGTACTCCGGACTACAGCATCATCATCCCTGCGTACAACGAGGGCGAGCGCATCTGCGCCGCGCTGGATCGCGTCCTGGAGCACATCGACCGCCAGCAGTGGAGCGCCGAAGTCATCGTGGTCAATGACGGCTCGCGCGACCAGACCGCCGATCTGGTGCGGCGCTACATGTCCCGGTACGGAGCGGTCCGCCTGGTGGAGAACCCGGGCAACCGGGGCAAGGGCTACAGCGTGCGCCACGGCATGACCTCGGCCTCCGGGGAACTGCTGCTCTTTACCGACGCCGACCTCTCCGCCCCCATCTGGCAGGCCGACAAGCTCTTCGACGCGCTCCGCCAGGGCGCCGACGTCGTGATCGGTTCCCGCTGGATGGACCCCACTCTTCAGACCACCAAACAGCCCCTCTATCGCCAGGCAGCGGGCCGCATCTTCAACCTGCTGCTGCGCCTCATCCTGGGGCTCAAGTTCAAGGACACGCAATGCGGCTTCAAGGCCTTCACCCGCCGCGCCGCCGGCCTCATCTTCCCCCGCCAGCGCATCGAACGCTGGGGCTTCGATCCCGAGATCCTGTTCCTGGCAGGAAAGATGGGCCTGGCCACGCGCGAGATCCCGGTCGAGTGGGCGCACGACGAGCGCTCCAAGATCTCTCCCCTGCGGGACGGGGTGAGGATGTTCGGCGAGATGCTGAAAGTCCGATGCTACGATCTGAGTGGAAAGTATCGAAGCTAG
- a CDS encoding TraR/DksA C4-type zinc finger protein, with the protein MKSLDEYLQDAEQAHGHLCAGQVLGVRLAMLGLERLGIEDPRGKDRKRLVTFVEIDRCATDAVAVVTGCRLGKRALKFRDWGKVAATFVDVSNGKAVRIVARESSKALARRMHPEIENKNQQQMRAYREMREDDLFDVQWVKVELPPEEFPGYKGERVVCQQCGEGINFKREVRKDGRVLCRACAGERYYEPL; encoded by the coding sequence GTGAAATCTCTCGACGAATACTTGCAGGACGCTGAGCAGGCCCACGGGCATCTTTGCGCCGGACAGGTGCTGGGCGTCCGCCTGGCGATGCTCGGGCTGGAAAGGCTGGGCATCGAGGACCCGCGCGGCAAGGACCGCAAGCGTCTGGTTACTTTTGTCGAGATCGACCGCTGCGCCACTGACGCGGTCGCCGTCGTCACCGGCTGCCGGCTCGGCAAACGCGCGCTGAAGTTCCGCGACTGGGGCAAGGTAGCGGCCACCTTCGTCGATGTCTCCAACGGGAAAGCCGTGCGCATCGTAGCCCGGGAATCGTCGAAGGCGCTGGCGCGCCGGATGCATCCCGAGATCGAGAACAAGAACCAGCAGCAGATGCGCGCCTACCGCGAGATGCGCGAAGACGACCTGTTCGACGTGCAGTGGGTGAAGGTCGAGCTGCCGCCGGAGGAATTTCCCGGCTACAAGGGCGAACGTGTAGTGTGCCAGCAGTGCGGCGAGGGGATCAATTTCAAGCGTGAGGTACGGAAGGACGGGCGTGTGCTGTGCCGCGCCTGCGCCGGCGAGCGCTACTACGAACCCCTCTGA
- the gatA gene encoding Asp-tRNA(Asn)/Glu-tRNA(Gln) amidotransferase subunit GatA, translated as MDLSLLTVETTRVAVRQRAISAVRLAEEFYKKIEAEDGEIGAYLTLCKERALGQAARMDALAEKGDPLPPLAGVPIAVKDVMVTKGVPTTAGSKILKDFIPPYDCTAVARLENAGAVILGKTNCDEFAMGSSNENSAYKPVRNPRDKSRVPGGSSGGSAAAVAADMCVAALGSDTGGSIRQPASFCGVVGMMGTYGRVSRYGLIAFASSLDHIGPLTKTVKDAAILLKEIAGRDPLDSTSADVAVPDYVGEIGKPVGGMKIGVPKEYFGEGLDGEVRAAIETAIQDLAKAGCEIVDIALPHTDYAIPTYYLVATAEASSNLARYDGVRYGHRAAAPRSLSDMYRRTRDEGFGAEVKRRIMLGTYALSAGYYDAYYLKAQRVRTLLARDFEEAFRKVDAIVTPTSPTPAFKLGEKVDDPLSMYLADIYTVTADLVGVPGISVPCGNSKAGLPIGLQIFARQFDEGTLFRLAHAYEHLRAAE; from the coding sequence ATGGATCTCAGCCTGCTCACCGTCGAAACCACGCGCGTCGCCGTGCGTCAGCGCGCAATCTCCGCGGTGCGCCTGGCGGAAGAGTTCTACAAGAAGATCGAGGCCGAGGACGGAGAGATCGGCGCCTATCTGACGCTGTGCAAGGAGCGCGCTCTGGGGCAGGCGGCGCGCATGGACGCGCTAGCCGAAAAAGGCGATCCGCTGCCGCCTCTGGCCGGCGTGCCCATCGCGGTGAAGGACGTGATGGTCACCAAGGGCGTGCCCACCACCGCCGGGTCGAAGATCCTCAAGGATTTCATCCCGCCGTACGACTGCACGGCGGTGGCGCGCCTCGAGAACGCGGGCGCCGTCATCCTGGGCAAGACCAACTGCGACGAGTTCGCCATGGGCTCGTCGAACGAGAACTCCGCGTACAAGCCGGTGCGGAACCCGCGCGACAAGAGCCGCGTTCCCGGAGGATCTTCCGGGGGGTCTGCCGCCGCGGTGGCGGCGGACATGTGCGTCGCGGCGCTCGGGTCGGACACCGGCGGATCCATCCGCCAGCCGGCGTCGTTCTGCGGAGTGGTGGGGATGATGGGCACCTACGGGCGTGTCTCGCGCTATGGCCTGATCGCATTCGCCTCCTCCCTGGACCACATCGGTCCTCTGACCAAGACGGTGAAGGACGCGGCCATCCTGCTGAAGGAGATCGCCGGGCGCGACCCGCTGGATTCGACTTCGGCCGACGTAGCCGTTCCGGATTACGTGGGGGAGATCGGCAAGCCGGTAGGCGGCATGAAGATCGGCGTGCCCAAGGAATATTTCGGCGAAGGACTCGATGGCGAGGTGCGCGCCGCGATCGAAACCGCAATCCAGGACCTGGCGAAGGCGGGATGCGAGATCGTGGACATCGCGCTGCCGCACACCGACTACGCCATTCCGACCTACTACCTGGTGGCCACGGCGGAGGCTTCGTCGAACCTGGCGCGCTATGACGGCGTACGCTACGGCCATCGCGCCGCCGCACCCCGGTCACTGTCCGATATGTACCGCCGCACGCGCGACGAAGGTTTCGGCGCCGAAGTGAAGCGGCGCATCATGCTGGGCACCTACGCCCTCAGCGCCGGGTATTACGACGCCTACTATCTCAAGGCGCAGCGTGTGCGCACGTTGCTGGCCCGCGACTTCGAGGAGGCGTTTCGGAAGGTCGACGCCATCGTCACGCCCACCTCTCCCACGCCCGCCTTCAAGCTGGGCGAGAAGGTGGACGATCCGCTCTCCATGTACCTGGCGGACATCTACACGGTCACCGCAGACCTGGTCGGCGTACCCGGGATCTCCGTCCCGTGCGGAAATTCGAAGGCTGGGTTGCCGATCGGGCTCCAGATCTTCGCCCGGCAGTTCGACGAAGGCACCTTGTTTCGCCTGGCGCACGCCTACGAGCACTTGCGCGCCGCTGAATAG
- the gatC gene encoding Asp-tRNA(Asn)/Glu-tRNA(Gln) amidotransferase subunit GatC, with amino-acid sequence MKVSEKDVLYVADLGNLELTDSERARMLRDLNSILEYIDRLNQLDTTNVPPMAQISAGAAQKAGSEKFLYAIRPDQTRPSVPRDQALQNAPDTDGAFFKVPKVIEK; translated from the coding sequence ATGAAGGTCAGCGAGAAGGACGTCCTCTACGTCGCAGACCTCGGGAACCTGGAGCTCACCGACAGCGAGCGGGCGCGCATGCTGCGCGACCTCAATTCCATCCTGGAATACATCGACCGGCTGAACCAGCTCGACACCACGAATGTCCCGCCCATGGCGCAGATTTCTGCCGGCGCGGCGCAGAAGGCCGGCAGCGAGAAGTTCCTGTACGCCATTCGGCCCGACCAGACCCGCCCATCCGTCCCGCGCGACCAGGCGCTCCAGAATGCGCCCGATACCGACGGCGCCTTCTTCAAAGTCCCCAAAGTGATCGAGAAGTAG
- a CDS encoding DUF721 domain-containing protein — MEPARIGYHKIVADILRRAPAEDAVRIAWQLVCGSKVASRTSVLELSAGVLRVRVPDATWRVQLEEFVPQYLAALGSMLGAKVQRIEFVCEEKKAAHRA; from the coding sequence ATGGAACCCGCCCGGATCGGATATCACAAGATCGTTGCGGACATTCTGCGCCGAGCACCCGCCGAAGACGCGGTACGCATCGCGTGGCAACTGGTCTGCGGTTCCAAGGTCGCATCGCGCACCAGCGTGCTGGAGCTGAGCGCAGGTGTGCTGCGAGTGCGAGTCCCGGACGCCACCTGGCGCGTGCAGCTTGAGGAATTCGTGCCGCAATACCTTGCCGCGCTGGGGTCGATGCTGGGGGCGAAGGTGCAGCGCATCGAATTCGTCTGCGAAGAAAAGAAGGCCGCACACCGGGCATGA
- a CDS encoding CCA tRNA nucleotidyltransferase: protein MPSAKQHATEIVRALREHGHQAYLVGGCVRDLLLGRQPADYDVATDATPERVMQIFPHTWAVGAQFGVVLVPMEKEEQPPGPTEHPNAIEVATFRSDGLYTDGRHPNEVTYSRDPREDVQRRDFTINGLLLDPLEGDKVLDFVGGRADIDARRIRTIGDAGRRFHEDKLRMLRAVRFAARFGYEIDRGTFDAIRKLAPRIRQVSRERVRDELTKMLTEGRGRRAFELLDATGLLHEVLPEVEKMKGVEQPPQYHPEGDVWIHTLMLLEGLKQQCSRTLAWGALLHDVGKPPTFRVAPDRIRFDGHVEVGTRMAEEICHRLRMSNDDTGQIAALVANHLRFADVTRMKQSTLKRFLRLDRFDEHLELHRLDCLSSHGDLSLYEFTKHKLDATPPEEIRPEPLITGNDLIEAGYKPGPQFKEILAAVEDAQLDGSVKNREEALGFVRSNFPPA from the coding sequence ATGCCTAGCGCCAAACAGCACGCCACCGAGATCGTGCGCGCCCTGCGCGAGCACGGCCACCAGGCCTACCTCGTGGGGGGATGCGTGCGCGACCTGCTGCTGGGACGCCAGCCCGCCGACTACGACGTGGCCACCGACGCTACGCCCGAGCGCGTCATGCAGATCTTTCCCCACACCTGGGCGGTAGGCGCGCAGTTCGGCGTGGTGCTGGTGCCGATGGAAAAAGAAGAGCAGCCGCCCGGGCCGACGGAACACCCCAACGCCATCGAGGTGGCCACCTTTCGCAGTGATGGGCTGTACACCGACGGCCGCCATCCCAACGAAGTCACCTACTCCAGGGACCCGCGGGAGGACGTGCAGCGGCGCGACTTCACCATCAACGGGCTGCTGCTCGATCCGCTGGAAGGCGACAAGGTGCTGGATTTCGTGGGCGGCCGCGCCGACATCGATGCGCGCCGCATCCGCACCATCGGCGACGCCGGCCGCCGCTTCCACGAGGACAAGCTGCGCATGCTGCGCGCGGTCCGCTTCGCCGCCCGCTTCGGTTACGAGATCGACCGCGGCACCTTCGACGCCATCCGCAAGCTGGCGCCGCGGATCCGCCAGGTCAGCCGCGAGCGCGTGCGCGACGAGCTGACCAAGATGCTCACCGAAGGCCGCGGGCGCCGCGCCTTCGAGCTGCTCGATGCCACCGGACTGCTGCACGAAGTCCTTCCCGAAGTGGAGAAGATGAAAGGTGTGGAGCAGCCGCCGCAGTATCACCCGGAAGGCGACGTCTGGATCCATACGCTCATGCTCCTGGAGGGGTTGAAGCAGCAGTGCTCACGGACGCTGGCCTGGGGCGCGCTGCTGCACGATGTGGGGAAGCCGCCGACATTCCGCGTCGCTCCCGACCGCATCCGCTTCGATGGGCACGTCGAGGTCGGCACCCGCATGGCGGAGGAGATCTGCCATCGCCTGCGCATGTCCAACGACGACACCGGGCAGATCGCCGCGCTGGTCGCCAACCACCTGCGCTTCGCCGACGTGACGCGCATGAAGCAGTCCACGCTCAAGCGCTTCCTCCGCCTGGACCGATTCGACGAACACCTCGAACTGCACCGGCTGGATTGCCTGTCCAGCCACGGCGACCTGTCGCTTTACGAATTCACGAAGCACAAGCTGGACGCCACGCCCCCCGAGGAGATCCGCCCCGAGCCGCTCATCACCGGCAACGACCTGATCGAGGCCGGGTACAAGCCTGGGCCGCAGTTCAAGGAGATCCTGGCCGCCGTGGAGGACGCGCAGCTGGACGGTTCAGTGAAAAACAGGGAAGAGGCGCTGGGATTCGTGCGAAGTAATTTTCCGCCGGCGTAA
- the tsaD gene encoding tRNA (adenosine(37)-N6)-threonylcarbamoyltransferase complex transferase subunit TsaD has translation MTYILGIESSCDETAAAVVRSGEQVVSNVVFSQIATHRPFGGIVPELASREHLRAIVPVVRGALEQAKQTFESVDAIAVTQGPGLAGSLLVGVSYAKALAFALDKPLIAVNHLEGHIHAVLLEEKQKGHRDIAFPVLALVVSGGHTHLYLSEERADGWTYENIGQTRDDAAGEAFDKVAKLLGLGYPGGPVIDKLSKHGDPNAVRFPPAHIKGRVRAGRSKAKSDTTHDFSFSGIKTAVLRHVETHTMQPVIEARRRALAAKPKPHLQDYLDVCDKQTLDLAASFQKAVVDDLVGKTLAAASELDVGTLFVTGGVAANSELRARFEEQAAQAGLPVHFPSLRLSTDNAAMIAAAAYPKFLAQDFAPLEFSAEASLKLSR, from the coding sequence ATGACTTACATCCTCGGCATCGAGAGCTCCTGCGACGAGACGGCGGCGGCGGTGGTGCGCTCCGGCGAGCAAGTGGTCTCGAACGTGGTGTTCTCGCAGATCGCCACGCACCGGCCCTTCGGCGGGATCGTCCCCGAACTGGCCTCGCGCGAGCACCTGCGGGCCATTGTGCCCGTGGTGCGCGGCGCGCTGGAGCAGGCCAAGCAGACCTTCGAATCCGTTGACGCCATCGCGGTCACGCAGGGGCCGGGGCTGGCCGGGTCGTTGCTGGTGGGCGTGAGCTACGCCAAGGCGCTGGCCTTCGCCCTGGACAAGCCGCTCATCGCCGTCAACCACCTCGAAGGACACATCCACGCCGTCCTGCTGGAGGAGAAGCAGAAGGGGCACCGCGACATCGCGTTCCCGGTGCTGGCTCTGGTGGTCTCCGGCGGGCACACCCACCTTTATCTTTCGGAAGAGCGCGCGGACGGATGGACGTACGAGAACATCGGCCAGACTCGCGACGACGCCGCCGGCGAGGCCTTCGACAAGGTGGCCAAGCTGCTGGGGCTGGGCTATCCGGGCGGGCCGGTCATCGACAAGCTGTCGAAGCACGGCGACCCAAACGCGGTCCGCTTCCCCCCGGCGCACATCAAGGGACGGGTGCGCGCCGGCCGCAGCAAGGCCAAGAGCGACACCACCCACGACTTCTCCTTCAGCGGCATCAAGACTGCGGTGCTGCGCCATGTCGAGACCCACACCATGCAGCCGGTGATCGAGGCGCGCCGCCGCGCCCTGGCCGCCAAGCCGAAGCCGCATCTTCAAGATTACTTGGACGTCTGCGACAAGCAGACGCTGGACCTGGCGGCGTCGTTCCAGAAGGCGGTGGTGGACGACCTGGTGGGCAAAACGCTGGCCGCGGCGAGCGAACTTGATGTCGGGACGCTGTTCGTCACCGGCGGGGTCGCCGCCAACAGTGAGCTGCGCGCCCGCTTCGAGGAGCAGGCGGCCCAGGCCGGACTGCCGGTGCATTTCCCTTCCCTGCGCCTTTCCACCGACAACGCCGCCATGATCGCCGCCGCCGCCTACCCCAAATTCCTCGCCCAGGACTTCGCGCCCCTGGAGTTCTCGGCGGAAGCGTCATTGAAGCTGTCGCGGTAA
- a CDS encoding transposase: protein MGETRRKIAAWRREYNEGRPHSLPGYRTLKDFATEMRGLRRAALDQPRRPQPQTQELRVSYDSACGEWGQVTSTDCYA, encoded by the coding sequence ATAGGCGAGACGCGACGGAAGATTGCGGCATGGCGACGGGAGTACAACGAAGGACGGCCCCACAGCCTTCCCGGATATCGCACACTGAAGGATTTTGCTACAGAGATGAGGGGGCTTCGGAGGGCCGCGCTGGACCAGCCTCGCCGTCCTCAGCCGCAAACCCAGGAACTGAGAGTGTCGTATGATTCCGCGTGCGGAGAGTGGGGGCAGGTCACAAGCACAGATTGTTATGCATAG